The following coding sequences lie in one Pseudarthrobacter phenanthrenivorans Sphe3 genomic window:
- a CDS encoding DUF4166 domain-containing protein — protein MNAPIYQQALGADFSRLQPELQEYFSLVPGSGHYGVGEGTFDVAGCRQEWLRPLLRLTSGEEAFFPEYGANIPFRIENHAHQDPFGRSSLTARREIRFPGRIRIFQDTTSMTRRNGSPQLVDYVGRYRRLVTDLNLSVTPEGRLRGVSEASRLFLGPLRVPLPAALDAKAYAEQWWDPAEGSSGRHRIQVKVIQPQIGLVLVYAGAFDYRLRPYTGGSSAQSFLPRYAQPDRWENRV, from the coding sequence TTGAACGCTCCCATCTACCAGCAGGCCCTCGGCGCGGACTTCTCCCGGCTGCAGCCGGAACTGCAGGAGTATTTCTCCCTGGTGCCGGGTTCGGGACATTACGGAGTTGGAGAGGGGACGTTCGACGTCGCGGGCTGCCGCCAGGAATGGCTTCGTCCTTTGCTGCGGCTCACCAGCGGCGAGGAAGCGTTCTTTCCGGAATACGGCGCGAACATCCCGTTCCGCATTGAGAACCATGCCCACCAGGATCCCTTCGGCCGCTCAAGCCTGACCGCGCGGCGCGAGATCAGGTTCCCTGGCCGCATCCGGATCTTCCAGGACACCACCAGCATGACCCGCCGCAACGGCAGCCCCCAGCTCGTGGACTACGTGGGCAGGTACCGGCGGCTGGTCACCGACCTGAACCTCAGCGTGACCCCGGAGGGGCGGCTGCGGGGCGTTTCGGAAGCATCGCGGCTCTTCCTCGGCCCCCTCCGCGTTCCGCTGCCCGCCGCCCTGGACGCCAAAGCCTATGCAGAGCAGTGGTGGGATCCGGCCGAGGGCAGCAGTGGCAGGCACAGGATCCAGGTGAAGGTCATCCAGCCGCAAATCGGCCTGGTGCTGGTGTACGCCGGAGCTTTCGACTACCGGCTGCGCCCCTACACCGGCGGCAGTTCAGCCCAGAGTTTCCTGCCGCGGTACGCGCAGCCGGACCGCTGGGAAAACCGGGTGTGA